CATTCCACCGCGTCGTTGTTATATTGATCCTAATATAGTCATTCTGTATGTATCGATACTATACATTGCGGTAGGAAAACGTATGACAATTTAAAGACTATCGTATACGCAGACACGCAAATCTCACAATTTTAACATATAACACTAATAAAATGCACGTTAGTTTACGATATAAATAAAGACATCTTATTTAATAACTGTGAAGCTGGGCCATATAGATTGTACAGAATGACAGGAGGCAATTAGCAATGAACTTAGGAAACTGTCCTCAATGCGGCAAATTGTATGTATTGAATCTCAGAGGAATGTGCAGTGACTGCATTAAGAAAATTGAACGTCAGTACGAGGATTGCAATCATTATCTGCGTCAAAACAGAGGGGCTACTATTACGGAGCTATCTGAAGCTACCGAAGTACCGATTAAGCAGATTACTCAGTTTATCCGCGAAGGACGTATCTCCATCGCCAATGCGCCGAATATGGGGTATGCATGCGAAGTATGCGGAACGGTCATCCGTGAAGGCAATATGTGCGATTCCTGCCGATCGCGTTTAACGAAAGATATTCGCCATGCGTATCAGGAGCCAGAACAACAGAAGGAAGAACACGGTACTAAGAACCAAGGGGCATACCGAATTGTCGACAAATTCCGAAAAGACTAGAAATATTTCCTATTCCTAGTCAAATAACGACATTTCCTAGTACTATCAGAGTGTTAAAGCTTGCATAGCTGTGCAGGAATGGGACTTAAGAAACGAAAAAAATTACTTCGTAATTAACCACTTTAAGACTATAAAAATTGATGTAAAAGTGGTCGATAATCTTAGTAACAACAAATTCGGTTGCCTTAATGATATCAGGAACCTACTTATTCCGACTATCACCCAACCTTCCTGTTATCCTAAAAGGACTTCCTAATTTTGAAAAGATGGTCCACCTTCCCGACGCTTATGACAACACGAAGTAGGAACTCTTTCTCAAATTTACTAAGGAGTGTGTAAAAAACCATGAAAATTAACGATACACAACGTGTAGGTGCAATTAACCCATATCAACGCAGTGCAGAAGCCAAAGCCGCAACGAACGATAAGAAAGCGAATCGTAAAGACGAAGTATCCATCTCGCCGGAAGCTATGGAAATGCTGCAAGCCAATGCAACGCAAGCGTCTGCTAATGCAGAACGCGCACAAAAAATCCAAAGTCTGAAAGCGCAAGTAGCTGCAGGGACGTATCAAGTAGATGCAGGAGCCCTGGCAGACAAGCTGCTGCCTTTCTTAAAAGGAACGGGGAATTAATCAATGAGTGGAACTGTGCAGCCGCTGGTGGCCAAATTAAAAGAACTGAATGAAAGTCACCTGCAAATGATTGAACTGGGAGAAAACAAAAAGCAGGCCGTAATCAAAAACAATGTGAACGAACTGATTGCTATTATGAATCAGGAATCCAAAGTAGCCAAGCACATCGGACAACAAGAACAGGAACGCGAGCAGCTGGTATACGCTTTTCTGTTGGACAGAGGCATTAAGTCCAAACTTCGTTTGAACCTTGCCGAGTTGGCTCGCCTTGTATTTGATCCTACGGAGAAACAACAACTGCTGGATGTTAGCTCCGAACTGTTCAATACCCTGCAGCAGTTCCAACAGCTTAATGACCTGAATAAACAGCTCATTCAACAGGCTTTGGATTATGTGGACCTTTCATTGGAAATGATGACGCTTGTTCCGGAACAGGAAGCAACTTACCAACATCCGGCTGAAAAAGCATATGGCGCTACTCGCTCCGGATTATTTGATACACGAGGTTAATATTAGGAGGATCATATGACATCAACATTTCATTCCATTGAGACGGCTCGCCGAAGTCTGAGCACTACAACGACATCTTTAAGCACAGTTTCGCATAACATTGCTAACGCAAATACAGCCGGTTATTCGCGGCAGGTGGTACATACAAGTGCCACTAATCCTCTGGAAGCAGTGGCCTTCCGCAACTCGACCAATTCCGGTCAGCTCGGTACAGGTGTGGAGGCGACCTCGATTCAGCGTGTTCGTTCCATGTTCTTGGATACCCAGTACCGTAATGAGAATGCTTCCCAAGGAAGCTGGAGTGTTAAAGCGGACAGTTTGAGTAAGCTGGAGACGATCATCAACGAACCTTCAGATACTGGTTTGCAAACGGTATTGAACAACTACTGGACAGCATGGTCCAGCCTTAGTAACGACCCGCAAAGCACAACCAACCAAAAGGTCTTAAAAGAGAATACACTTGCTCTGACCGATGCAATGAATCAGATGAGCAAGCAACTGGATACTATGAGTACAGATCTGACGTCCAGCGTAGGGCTGGATGTATCGACTGCCAACTCCCTGCTATCTACAGTAGGAACACTGAACCAAAATATTATGAAAATCGAAGCTCAGGGCAATGACGCCAATGACCTTCGTGATCAGCGCGATTACGCTATCGATCAGCTGTCCAAATATGGCAATGTATCGGTGACTGAACTGAG
The sequence above is drawn from the Paenibacillus sp. JQZ6Y-1 genome and encodes:
- the flgM gene encoding flagellar biosynthesis anti-sigma factor FlgM, giving the protein MKINDTQRVGAINPYQRSAEAKAATNDKKANRKDEVSISPEAMEMLQANATQASANAERAQKIQSLKAQVAAGTYQVDAGALADKLLPFLKGTGN
- a CDS encoding flagellar protein FlgN, yielding MSGTVQPLVAKLKELNESHLQMIELGENKKQAVIKNNVNELIAIMNQESKVAKHIGQQEQEREQLVYAFLLDRGIKSKLRLNLAELARLVFDPTEKQQLLDVSSELFNTLQQFQQLNDLNKQLIQQALDYVDLSLEMMTLVPEQEATYQHPAEKAYGATRSGLFDTRG
- a CDS encoding TIGR03826 family flagellar region protein, which codes for MNLGNCPQCGKLYVLNLRGMCSDCIKKIERQYEDCNHYLRQNRGATITELSEATEVPIKQITQFIREGRISIANAPNMGYACEVCGTVIREGNMCDSCRSRLTKDIRHAYQEPEQQKEEHGTKNQGAYRIVDKFRKD